In the genome of Thunnus albacares chromosome 8, fThuAlb1.1, whole genome shotgun sequence, the window gacaggaatggacttttcagtgaagtaggagacatcttgtgtccaacagttaaacttccaaaatgaaatatacatgcatattcatgtattctggatttttaatgagggagagggaagtagatgtttttttttttttaacatttaaagtggtaattatactttttttgtggaataacCATATCAGACACCCATTATTGTCccaagcagagtatttgtacatattgtctggaggggatctttaagcaaAAGAAGTAATACTACAATGCATAATTACTCAATTACAAGAGGAAGTTCTGTATGCAAActtatacttaagtaaaagtgcaaagttttatcagcaaaatgtacttcaagAAACATTTTGGGAGCGGTGACATCCTGGAGTCTTgttgtcaccatgaggttgccaTGCAACCAGCAAAACCTCATTTATGTAAACCTttagctagctgtttccctctgtttccagtctttatgctaagctaggctaatctgCTACTGATTGTAGCCTCACATCTTTATGAGAGTGGTATGGCTCTTCTTTTCTGACTCtgggcaagaaagcaaataagaataattccaaaaaaaaaaaaaaagtcgaaCTACTCCTTTAGGTATAGCTGGATACTCTTAGAACTGATTCAGTTTCTCATGGTGCTCTGGCTAAGAATTACCACACCTCGTCCCAACATTGTGATCTGTATGATGACATTCCTTGGCTGTGAATCATTTCTGGACACTAATCTACAAAGTCTCTCTGGTATATCACAAATTCATTATCCTGAACAAGGCTGGAAGTCCAACTTAACTGCTTTTGAAATATGGAAGCGGCCTTGTGATCGGTTTATGAACTCACGATTTTTTATACGTGTTATCTGTtatgttatgattttatttgtcaattttctgtatttatttctaaaaatgtaGATTAATCTATCATATGttattgactaatcatttgtgtttgtaagtAAAATCCTAATCTGACTAAGTCAATATGCTGTCAAATGAATGTTGTGATGTAAAGAAAAAAGCGAGtttcactgtcaaataaaatggaaatactcaatgAACTACCTCAAAGCTGTACATAATACAGTGTTGAACATGCAAATAGTACATTGCATGGACGCCTGGCCAATCCTAGTGCTTGAATGCTATGCAGAGCGTGTCTTGCAATTTAAATATAACAGCCCTATAATAACATGGGAGGAAGTTCGCATCTGTATGAAAACAGGTGGTAGGTGGCTGCAGGACCGATCCTCAGGGGACTGTGTAGGCTGACTGTCTGCATCCAGTCCAGTAAAGGTGGTCTCTGGAGGTTGGAGGGATGGTGGTAGACATGCTTCTGCAGGTGGGGGCAGGGGTTGTTCAGGAGCATGAAGGAAGGGTGGTGCTGCTGTTGGTGGGAgggctggtgctgctggtgggaGAGATGCTTCTGCTGTGCCGCTTTCAATCCCAAATGAAATCCCAATTACTGAGGGGGAGTCCTCTCCAACAGTGTCCAAAACCAGTGAAGAGTATGGCCCCATATCTGGCTTTGGTCCACCTCCTGTTAGGACATGTCATAGAAATCCTCAACTGCCTGCATTTTAAGGTCGCTCCActtcttcctcacttctttcacattctttgttttgttcatattttgagAGCAGGATGATTATTTCTTCatgtgtgaagtttttttttcttggtgtaCGATCAGACATGGCCAAATCCCTGAAACAGTGCACAAAGTAATGTCAACATAGTAATTTATTACACTATGTGATAGCACTAGCACTGAACTTGAAAGATTGACGTTACAGTGTTGGCGAGCAAATATACAGGGTTAGATAACTTTCTAATTAACAGCTActaatttataacagtttttgcCAGTGTGGGCtatcattatgtgtgtgttacatcaCAATTTCATCTCAAACAGTGTACCGTTATGTTACCCTATGCTGTAGTTGACGGTTTCACCACTCGATGTCACCATTGTTATTTTTCACTAGCTGTAGCTGTAGACCAAGGTTGTAAGTCAGTTAACATCTAATCATAATGTTAACTCacctttttgttgctgtttggtGATTAACGTTAAGTGTTGCAGTATTGATAAAGAGAATTTACTTTAATTTCTTAAAGTTGgaaaaaacttaaaacaacaGTGGATTCCTCAATTTGTACATCTGAATTTCTTATTTTAATATGTTGCAATACATATTAATACACAagtaacattttatattcaaaaaaataatcCGCAAGATCATAAGTCAGATCACACTGAAGCATAAATTGTAAGCAAATTTATGACCCTCTGCTGGTCTTTATCCTTAataccagtgtttccagttcaaAGGTTTACAAGCaggattaaaaacagcaacagtaaatcTCAGTGTCAATTACACTATCACTTCCTCCAGGAAATACACGGGACCATGGTTCTTCAGTTACAGATGGCTTtatttctcatcatcatcaccaccataaATCGCTATGAGCCACCATCGAActgttcaaataaacatttgtacagaataaagacacattctcatcacacacagactgcaAATTCATCTGCTTGACGCAACACaacatgtgaaaaaacaaacctcGCTGGCTGCACACAACCGAGAGGGAATGAGTCCACTTGACCAAATTAAGTCTtgagaaacaaaaatatagtctttcataaaatatctttcttgaaacagaaacataaatctTCAACAATGCAACAATGTTGCTCTTCTTGAACTTAAAAACTTCTAAGCAGAGTTTTTCTTACTTCTCCTGCttcatgtgtttacatgcccCTCTTGCGGGCGTAttgtaacaacaaaaaataaaatatgtaacaaaacaacaacaatgacataaataatatttaaataaatacacattacaataaaacTACAAAGATCAATGTTGAGAAGttagtttttacagtttgtaagCGTGCAAAGCATCAaggttgttgctatggttacctgacAGCCAATGGCAAACTAGTATGTTCTGTGTCTTTGGTATAAAATTGAATCAGACTGTTTCCTCTGATCCATCTGCTGAGCTGCAAGTTTTCTGAAATCCACCACTGGACCGAGTATAAATCTTGTTTAAcaggcagagagtgaatgaataaacagccagtacagatatagctgctgctgtcagtcccaGTACACAGTAGAGGCCGATCCTTTCCCGACTCGCTGTGTTTGGTGTCTCAGGTTCAGGCCAATCCCTCGCTGCTGTAAAGAcaccaaacacatctgtgtcattcatgtgaagaaacaacatttcactaaagaaaactaaataaccacaacacattaagttggaacatatttcatagttctgctgagttttactgaatcatcttaccagtgacattgagtcggccttttcctctgttccaacCATAATCTGTTCTCACTTCACACACGTACAGACCCGAGTCATCAGTCCTGATTCTGGACATATGAAGTCTGATTCGTCCTTCTCTGAGGGcgtctttgtcacactgaactcgTCCTGCAAACTGTCCATCTTGAAACTCTGAGTCCTCAACACCCTCATATAGGTGATACAGGACCAAGGGTTTAACATCAGTTAACAGTTGACAATTAATTATAAGTACGGTGGAGGAACTGTCAGTtttggttgtaaacatccattccagtgtgatgttgtggttCTCCTCTGCCTGGTAGGAGGTCTCTGTCACGTTCAAtacaaatgttcctgttgaggagacagagagggaaagtgaggaccaGACAAACTAAGAACTTTAACATTTGAGCCCTTAAACTCCacctatatatatttagaaatacagcTGAGTGTTTAAAGATACAAGAGTATAAAAAAGGTAATGCATGATGCCAATAATTAATACAATCTAATCAATAACTGAAGATAGAGGATCTTCTCAACTGTCATCTACCAGCTTTAATAGTtctaatgttttcactgacatattttaaaatggaagtcataaaatatgtttgtgaggctgaaggtttattctgttgttcatctttatgtcaaactgaaggtttaaactaaccacagacacaggaggtcaggctgatgagcagaaggatcctgcagatcatcttctccctgtgagaggagacagaggagaggagtcatcaactcatgaggtcaaagttcagtcatcacacttgtgaaaagataagtcaggtttcattcatgcatcacaACATGTGCTCATGTTCATCTTCCTTATTCTACATGACTGAGCAAAGGACTTTTAGTCAGATCTCAGTCAGTCTACAGTTTGTTCTTCTATGAATTCAGTTcaagtaacatgtttttaaaagcctttctcaggtgtctgtgtgcagtaatgTAACTGTGCTACAAGATGCTGCAGGTTAAGTTGATTACATTATCTGAAGGTGCAGTTAATATTTCACGGTTCTTCGTGTGGTAGGGAGCACTAGGAAACACTTCCCCCAAACTGATGTTGAACGCAGCCCTTGTCTGTTCACTTGCCCATCCCTTCCTATCAATCAGGTTCTGAttattgttgattgttgattattgttttagcttCCTTGCTAGTGCTCCCTTAGTCTTACCTTTGCATACCACAGTGGTAAGTAGGGCCTGGACAACTATTGATTATATTGTGTATGAACAGGGCTGTACAGAGACCCTTAGAGGGGCAGGTGCCCCAGTTTACGTACtaaactgaaactaaactgtttctctttctttcaacaccactacatcctgcaattcttcctcacttctgtctcctctctcctgattccttcactcactctggaaatgtaaaaagtctTCCATGTAAAAATCGGAGTGaggatgaagcagaactttaacacGTATGGTGATAATTACAGTCattgtggacaaacaacacacagtgggaatgcataagcagtcaagctatccaaactatcaaactgcattaacattactgtcatgtaaagGAACAGCACTAGATAAATGGGACgcttaaaacaacactaatgtcaatttaaaaaactttagcTTTACTGAAGAGTTTTCGCTGCTACTTCgttgtgttttgtcaaacacattataatttgatgCTGCATATTGTCTCTGCATGTGCCAGTGTATAAAGGTGGAGGACcatattaatgtgtaaaatgtctcttgttggtctcctcttgctgctgttttgtctaaTTTGAGGTTTGTTCTAAGTGTCAGCCATATTTAACACTGTTCCACATTTTAGAACCAACTGCTATCCTTACTTTGTTTGgtaaactgtagttttatttctttgccaGTTTATTGTCTCTTCCCTGTTATAGTTGTAGTTAAACACACTAAGACACATGAGTGGttcatgtgtttactgtgtgagtgtgtttaggtTGTTGTGACTGCATGGTGAGTATACAGCAACACCTCTAAGCTCTCCTCAGTGTAGCCTGACATCCCATTTACCAGCCTCAGCCCATCAGGGTGGACATTTATTGAACACCTGAACAGTATTTCTcactaaatataaagtaaatccTACTTAAGTCTTAACGTGTCTCATATTTTTATCTGTCTCTTACACTTAAATGAGTATTTATGCATAACATAAACGAACTTTGTTGTAGTTTAATACCGTTGTAGAAATGCACAAAGTCAACAAACACGGCTCacatgagagaaagagcagcGATGATACACTGCAGAGTGTACTTTATACACCAAATCTCTCAATATTAACGCTCATCGTTGGGTTGAGACATGAAAATATCACCTCttggcaaaaataaaatgaaacgtGCCTTATCCGAGAGTTTTTCCTCACGTTTCTGTGCAAataatgcaacattttattaaaatccaGGAATTGACGGGATTACTTGTGAAACATCACCGTGTTGGGATATTCTCTACTCTACTCTTGTATATTCGGTAAAGTACCGGTATGAACCTCCTGAAAGACAGCTGTGGTATTATGATAATAacagaaatcatttaaaaaaatgcagtcagcttttgtttatttcacaaataTCAGATAGCCCCTACAATAACTACATCCAATCAATAATTTCAGTATTAAGCATGCCTCATGCTTAGAAAGATAAATTAAACAGTACTTACAGTGTGATAACAGCAGAGTGAAGTCCAGATAATCTGGGGACATTCTGAATACTGAAAGAAATAACTGCTAATGGTCACGTAATACACCGATAAGCCATTTGACTCTCAGTATCTTCTGTATACTCAATGTGTAACCACAATTATTTATCACACCCTCAGCGCCAGGGCGTGCGCATCGAGCGCCAGGGTATGAACCTTGAACCCAAAGCATAAAGACTGAGCAATATAATCAAGGTGTTACTCGCACCATGGCACCTCAAGGGTGCACAGTCCTCTGGAGGAAGTTACTAACCATGCACCCACCTTCACTCATGGTGTAAGATACTTTATTATGTAACAGCAAACTGTTGACTTCTAGAAACATCGTAGAGTTAGTGTGGAGAACAGTAACACTAATCACTGTGTATCAGATAACATCTGTGGTGATTTAGAACACAATTTACCTAAATTTATGTCCGTGAACACAATGTCTCACATGCTGGGAACTCCGCCCACCTACCCCcaacaactacagtattaaatcaaataaaacaactggtaaatgtgactgaaaagaaaattagtgGTTAAAGAAACAGACAATATAGAGTTGAGAGGTGGCtgtaaagtaagtaagtaaataaacccggagtttctctctgtctcctctctctcacagagCCAGACacgctgtttcatttcctcattcattcagtccgtATTTTAGCGCATATCGAAGCACATTCATTAGCGGAGGTTTACTAtctggttggatattagttGAGTTACTCAAGGACTTTCTAAAGTTACCGCTTTTATGCGCATCAGTCAGTTTGAACAGCGGTTTTTGccttcacattcaaatattacacagcgtgaattcaccctcagctcagaataaaacctctgcttGTCCTTCCGTTTAAACTCTGTGACTCTGTGCAcaagacagctgtcagtttgttagagcagctcctgcactgaaatctttattgcacatgatgtgtaatctcagtttaaatttaaacaatcggtatgaagctttagacatgtgggatcaatgaataattatctctatcactcatgatgtgattggtcgcaCTGATGGAATATaattcctataatattggagattatatgttaatatgctgagtgagcaggattgtGATGCGGATgaagaatgtagtttgaaagtgagatttttaaatagGGAGCATAATCTTAacgtgttttaacagcattttagtgaaaatgtttaaatttactacagTTGTT includes:
- the LOC122987432 gene encoding butyrophilin-like protein 8, yielding MFTTKTDSSSTVLIINCQLLTDVKPLVLYHLYEGVEDSEFQDGQFAGRVQCDKDALREGRIRLHMSRIRTDDSGLYVCEVRTDYGWNRGKGRLNVTAARDRPEPERPNTASRERIGLYCVLGLTAAAISVLAV